A region from the Paenarthrobacter aurescens genome encodes:
- the crtI gene encoding phytoene desaturase family protein yields the protein MTRTVVIGGGIAGLATAALLAHEGHEVQLLEQRAQVGGRAGSLERGGFRWDTGPSWYLMPGVFDHFFELLGTSTAEQLDLRTLSPAYRVFSEPNHDGVRPDPLTIPLGSDQVLDTFEHLEPGSAKELRSYLASAQHTTEMAERFFLYNPFTKLQALFQPEVVRSLPRLAQLLLTPLDKYVSQRFQHPVLRQVLGYPAVFLGTSPSAAPAMYHLMSALDLGEGVQYPMGGFWALVERLEALAIEAGVRIHTGAEALKITTREAAHPKKIGRLDCLNLPSWFTGKDSREVTGVKWRDHSGVEHYSVADQVVSGADLHHTETQLLGVRDRSYNKKYWQSRTSGPGAVLVMLGVKGSLPDLPHHSLFFTRDWEANFASIFGEDPSIPDPASIYVCKPSATDPGVAPTGHENLFVLVPIPADPSLGSGGPEGSGDELIERTADAAIDQIARWANIPDLRERVVARHTIGPADFARDYNSWRGGMLGPAHTLKQSAMFRAQNASKRVRGLYYAGATTAPGVGVPMCLISAELVLKRIRGDHSTGPTTVRPVASRIG from the coding sequence ATGACCCGCACAGTAGTGATCGGCGGTGGCATCGCTGGGCTTGCCACCGCCGCCCTCCTCGCCCATGAAGGACACGAGGTCCAGCTGCTCGAACAGCGCGCACAAGTGGGCGGCCGCGCCGGCAGCCTGGAACGCGGTGGATTCCGCTGGGACACCGGACCATCCTGGTACCTCATGCCAGGGGTGTTCGACCACTTCTTTGAACTGCTCGGCACCAGCACCGCTGAACAACTGGACCTGCGCACGCTCAGCCCTGCGTACCGCGTCTTCAGCGAACCAAACCACGACGGCGTCAGGCCGGACCCGTTGACCATCCCGCTTGGCAGCGATCAGGTTTTGGACACCTTCGAACACCTTGAGCCAGGCAGTGCCAAAGAGCTCCGCTCCTACCTGGCCTCAGCACAGCACACTACGGAGATGGCCGAGCGGTTCTTCCTTTACAACCCGTTCACCAAGCTGCAGGCACTGTTTCAACCAGAGGTAGTGCGCAGCCTGCCCAGGCTGGCCCAACTGCTCCTGACCCCCCTGGACAAATACGTTTCCCAGCGCTTCCAGCATCCGGTGCTTCGGCAAGTGCTGGGGTATCCGGCAGTTTTCCTTGGCACCAGCCCATCCGCCGCTCCTGCCATGTACCACCTGATGAGCGCCTTGGACCTGGGCGAGGGCGTGCAGTACCCCATGGGCGGTTTTTGGGCCTTGGTTGAACGCCTGGAAGCCTTGGCGATCGAGGCCGGCGTGAGGATCCATACAGGTGCCGAAGCCCTGAAGATCACCACCCGCGAAGCGGCCCACCCCAAGAAAATCGGGCGCTTGGACTGCCTGAACCTTCCCTCATGGTTTACCGGCAAGGACAGCCGGGAAGTCACCGGCGTCAAGTGGCGCGACCACTCCGGAGTTGAGCACTACAGCGTGGCCGATCAGGTGGTTTCCGGCGCGGACCTCCATCACACCGAAACACAGCTGCTCGGCGTCAGGGACCGGAGCTACAACAAAAAGTACTGGCAGAGCCGAACCAGCGGACCCGGCGCCGTCCTGGTGATGCTGGGGGTGAAGGGTTCCCTGCCGGACCTTCCCCACCACTCCCTGTTCTTCACCCGCGATTGGGAGGCCAACTTCGCCTCCATCTTCGGTGAAGATCCAAGCATTCCGGACCCCGCTTCCATCTACGTCTGCAAACCCAGCGCCACCGATCCCGGCGTCGCACCCACAGGCCACGAGAATCTCTTTGTCCTGGTCCCCATCCCCGCCGATCCCTCACTGGGCTCCGGCGGGCCGGAAGGCAGCGGTGATGAGCTGATAGAACGGACAGCCGACGCCGCCATTGACCAGATCGCCCGGTGGGCCAACATCCCGGACCTCCGCGAGCGCGTGGTTGCACGGCACACCATCGGCCCGGCCGACTTCGCACGTGACTACAACTCCTGGCGCGGAGGCATGCTGGGACCGGCGCACACTCTGAAGCAGAGCGCCATGTTCCGGGCCCAAAACGCCTCCAAACGTGTCCGCGGTCTCTACTACGCCGGCGCCACCACGGCTCCAGGCGTTGGCGTGCCCATGTGCCTTATCAGCGCCGAGCTTGTGTTGAAGCGGATCCGCGGCGATCACAGCACCGGCCCTACCACTGTGAGGCCTGTAGCTAGCAGGATTGGCTAA
- a CDS encoding lycopene cyclase domain-containing protein produces MGVLYLASLLLGIACMLLLDHRFRLFFWRDGKAAAIVTAVGVLFLLGWDLAGIGLGIFLRGEGTIATGLLLAPELPIEEPVFLLFLVLCTMVLYTGARRLLDAVPAKRHEKVREHV; encoded by the coding sequence ATGGGTGTTCTCTACTTGGCCTCGCTGCTTCTGGGCATCGCCTGCATGCTCCTGCTCGATCACCGTTTCCGTCTGTTCTTCTGGCGGGACGGCAAAGCAGCGGCGATAGTGACCGCCGTCGGGGTTTTGTTCCTGCTCGGCTGGGACCTGGCCGGAATCGGGCTGGGGATCTTCCTGCGCGGCGAAGGCACCATAGCCACCGGGCTCCTGCTCGCACCCGAATTGCCCATCGAAGAACCCGTCTTCCTGCTATTCCTGGTGCTGTGCACCATGGTTCTCTACACAGGCGCACGGCGGCTGCTGGACGCCGTCCCGGCTAAACGCCATGAGAAAGTGCGGGAGCACGTATGA
- a CDS encoding tryptophan-rich sensory protein, with product MKTQSPDLMRQITVTVSLVVCIVGSMIGVGVFGGTPIAQAAGGALAADSTLLAPATPAFSIWSVVYTGLFAFTVWQWLPSQRANPRQRSLGWIVAVSMILNAAWILSVQAGLLLVSVVVILALLVTLVTAFLRYSQSRADSWVEAVVVDGTLGLYLGWTSVAVCANIAAALKASGFSGLGLRPEIWSVGVLVVVAVVGVSLAIKGHGRLALAAAIAWGLVWITVGRSADAPESFPTAIAAAVAAALVLGAAIAVRTRTVLARR from the coding sequence ATGAAAACTCAAAGCCCGGATCTCATGCGGCAGATAACGGTCACCGTGAGCTTGGTGGTGTGCATCGTCGGTTCCATGATCGGCGTCGGAGTCTTTGGCGGGACGCCCATCGCGCAGGCAGCCGGCGGAGCGTTGGCCGCCGACTCAACACTTCTGGCGCCCGCCACACCCGCTTTCTCCATCTGGTCCGTGGTGTACACCGGGTTGTTCGCCTTCACGGTGTGGCAATGGCTGCCGTCCCAGCGGGCCAATCCCCGGCAGCGCTCGCTCGGGTGGATCGTTGCTGTGTCCATGATCCTCAACGCCGCCTGGATCCTGTCCGTTCAGGCAGGCCTTCTTCTGGTCAGCGTTGTGGTGATCCTTGCCTTGCTCGTGACGCTGGTGACCGCCTTCCTGCGCTACAGCCAAAGCCGAGCGGATTCCTGGGTTGAAGCTGTTGTTGTTGATGGGACTCTGGGGCTGTACCTGGGCTGGACCAGCGTGGCCGTGTGCGCAAACATTGCAGCGGCGCTCAAGGCTTCCGGCTTCTCCGGGCTGGGCCTGCGTCCCGAAATCTGGTCCGTGGGCGTCCTGGTGGTGGTAGCCGTTGTGGGCGTTTCCTTGGCCATCAAAGGGCACGGCCGGCTGGCACTCGCAGCCGCTATCGCGTGGGGCCTTGTGTGGATCACTGTCGGCCGCAGCGCGGATGCCCCCGAGTCATTCCCCACGGCTATCGCAGCGGCAGTCGCTGCAGCCTTGGTCCTCGGTGCCGCAATTGCAGTGCGGACGCGGACGGTGCTGGCACGACGCTAG
- a CDS encoding prenyltransferase codes for MTYLWLALAFIAAAVVAGVIFARQGARSGARSGEAAKHWKAVGLAFAALAVLTAVFDSVMIGMELFHYDASHILGFRIGLAPIEDFAYPLAGVVALPGLWMWLTRKRSSKPAGSLKGLVPQALLASRPVSWINTAYPFAAAMLLTTREIDWVLIVGTFYFLIPYNLAMYGINDVFDYESDLKNPRKGGMEGALLQPHLHRPMLWLAAITNIPFLLVLAFAGGPAAWISLAVSAFAVVAYSVAGLRFKERPVLDSLTSSTHFVSPAVVGLALAGTNVTPGLLILLAAFFLWGMAAHAFGAVQDIEPDRQAGIGSIATVIGARRTVRLAVGLWLVAGLAMLATPWPGPLAAIIAIPYIINCAPYWNVTDTTAARTNVAWRRFIWLNYGSGFLVTLIFILQWSLTS; via the coding sequence ATGACATATTTGTGGCTCGCGCTCGCGTTCATTGCCGCTGCCGTGGTGGCCGGAGTGATCTTTGCCCGACAGGGTGCGCGGTCGGGTGCCCGGTCCGGCGAAGCCGCCAAGCATTGGAAGGCCGTTGGGCTCGCGTTCGCGGCCTTGGCTGTCCTCACGGCTGTGTTCGATTCGGTCATGATCGGCATGGAACTCTTCCACTACGACGCCTCACACATCCTCGGGTTCAGGATCGGCCTGGCACCCATCGAGGACTTCGCCTACCCGTTGGCGGGCGTTGTTGCGCTGCCAGGCCTGTGGATGTGGCTCACGCGCAAGCGGAGCTCCAAGCCGGCGGGCAGTCTCAAGGGCCTCGTCCCCCAGGCCCTCCTCGCGTCGCGCCCTGTCAGCTGGATCAACACCGCCTACCCCTTTGCCGCGGCCATGCTGCTCACCACCCGGGAAATCGACTGGGTGCTGATTGTGGGCACCTTCTACTTCCTGATCCCCTACAACCTGGCCATGTACGGTATCAACGACGTCTTCGACTATGAGTCGGACCTCAAGAACCCGCGTAAGGGCGGCATGGAAGGCGCCCTGCTTCAACCGCACCTGCACCGGCCCATGCTGTGGCTCGCGGCCATCACCAACATCCCGTTCCTGCTGGTGCTGGCGTTCGCGGGCGGGCCTGCGGCATGGATCAGCCTGGCGGTGAGCGCCTTCGCCGTGGTGGCCTACTCCGTGGCTGGCCTCCGCTTCAAGGAACGCCCGGTCTTGGACTCGTTGACCTCCAGTACGCACTTTGTCAGTCCCGCCGTCGTCGGTTTGGCGCTGGCCGGGACGAATGTGACGCCCGGGCTGCTGATCCTCCTGGCCGCGTTCTTCCTCTGGGGCATGGCTGCGCACGCGTTTGGCGCGGTCCAGGACATCGAACCGGACCGGCAGGCCGGAATCGGTTCCATAGCAACTGTGATCGGTGCCCGCCGGACGGTGAGGCTCGCCGTCGGACTCTGGCTTGTTGCGGGCCTGGCCATGCTGGCCACCCCGTGGCCCGGGCCGCTCGCGGCCATCATCGCCATCCCGTACATCATCAACTGCGCACCGTACTGGAACGTGACGGATACGACGGCGGCGCGCACCAATGTGGCCTGGCGGCGGTTTATCTGGCTCAACTATGGTTCAGGATTCCTGGTGACGCTTATTTTCATCCTGCAGTGGAGCCTCACCTCATGA
- a CDS encoding MarR family winged helix-turn-helix transcriptional regulator, translating to MDANGHAKGYWYGKDPGQKAIAIEVLNALRDYRASEQAMRRRTRSSMGMGEKDLLALRYLFEAEASGKVMKPKDLGDKLGITSASMTTLIDRLVESGHIRREPHPTDRRALILKATPGSDQEVRHTLGGMHRRMLDAACALNPEESRVVVGFLQHMREALDTIDEEPADPEEPSDAQHPTAS from the coding sequence ATGGACGCGAATGGCCACGCAAAGGGCTATTGGTACGGCAAAGACCCAGGTCAGAAGGCCATAGCCATTGAGGTCTTGAACGCCCTGCGGGATTACCGCGCCTCCGAGCAAGCCATGCGACGCCGGACCCGTTCGTCCATGGGCATGGGCGAGAAGGACCTGTTGGCTCTGCGCTACCTGTTTGAAGCCGAGGCCTCCGGCAAAGTGATGAAGCCGAAGGATCTGGGTGACAAGCTGGGCATAACGTCCGCTTCCATGACAACACTGATTGACCGCCTGGTGGAGTCCGGCCATATTCGCCGCGAACCCCACCCCACTGATCGCCGCGCACTGATCCTGAAGGCCACTCCGGGCTCGGACCAGGAAGTTCGGCACACTTTGGGTGGGATGCACCGCCGGATGCTTGATGCGGCCTGCGCTTTGAATCCCGAGGAATCCAGGGTAGTGGTGGGCTTCCTGCAGCACATGCGCGAAGCCCTGGACACCATCGATGAAGAACCGGCCGACCCGGAAGAACCTTCAGACGCCCAGCACCCCACAGCATCATGA